gtgtgtgtgtgtgagtattaTTTAAccaatttgttgttggccgCTTACTGACTCTGGCTATGACCTTCAATGGTCATttgtacaaaacaaaaaacaaagagcTGGCCAGGCCTGGACTACCTTATGGCCTGGCCTCTGTCTTGGCCTGGCCTGGCCTGGCCTGGCCTGGTCTGACCAGCAGACTTTGCGTCTCTCtttccaaatattttgacGTCGTTGTTGTCGATTTGGATGCCGACTGCCAGCCAACAACTGGTCAATGTCAATGTCAGAAATTTGTTAAAGTGgaaaatttgaattgttgctgctgtaacAGAGTTTCCTCTGACGGAGTGTCTGATATTTTAGGTTCAATGCTTGCTAATAAGCTGAGCCTACAGCTGCTTGATTGATGTGCGTTTTGGGGATTACATGGCACAGGCAGTTTGACCTTTAAAGTCacttttttgttgtgattgctgctgctgttgctacacacagagaaaaagcgcatagcaaaaacaaataattactGAATTACATAGAACTTAGCTGCTATCAAAGTTAAATGAATCTAATACATAATCAAAGCGAAATACGtcaaattatattgaaaattgtgttttctttcatattttaattttttgttaaaatctatttgtggtttatttgaatattcagaaaaatattatagtcaaataattttttgatatgtATTATAGAATTCTCAATGTGTTCTAGCTTGTCTGCAATGACGAGTCAGACTTTCCTTATTTTTACACTAGCTAAAAGCACTAAAAATACCCACTCTAATGATCGTTATTTTGAACCAGCTTGTTgcttaagatatttatttcaattttatatatgtatatataattcattttatattttgttcattatttaAGTGGCTACTCTTCAGATTGATTAGTTAGGTCACTAAAGCATCGAGcaaaatagttaattaaaGTGTAGACATTAAAATATCAGATTATTTTTCTCTGGGTGTATTTATGAAtgtcattgctgttgttgttgcctatGTTGTGGTTCTATCTGCGCTGTGAACGTATGTATCGATGCCTTGGCATCAGCAACGGCATCGGCATCAGCAACTGCGTGCCACGCCCGCGTCGCAATGTTGCAGCTGTGTGGCAAGTCTGCAGCTGAGCCTGAGATCGAAACCAAGACCAAAAccgagactgagactgagactgaagctgagactgagactgacaCTGGCACTGTGTCTGCGATGGAGTCTAAAGTTGAATTGCTAGCACAATGCTGATTACATTTAGCGATAAATTAGCCAatgaatacaattaaaaaatgttgcccATGACGAGGCTGCCACAAGGGCACAGACCTTGGGCAGCACAATTCTAGAAAGGCCCCAAGGGCATTAATTGTGTACAGGCGATGTAAGTTTCGTTTTGTCGATTTCttcaaaatcaattgcatttattttattttgttatacattttatattgctGCATGAAACGTTgtgtgcatttaaaaaaaaaaaagagaaaacgaCACTCACAGTGCCCGAAGGAAGTTGTTGCCCCAAACGAAAACGCCGATCGCTGATCGCTGATCGCCTTGGCCattgttgtgattgtgattgtgactgtgactgtgactgtgattgGCGCATTTACATGTCCAATTGCCCATAATCAATGTCAATGTCATGGCCAGGGTCTGAGCCATGGCCGGGACTCACATTGGGCCCCCGCGTTAATTGTGTCTGGCGGTCATCGGCAAGAAATCGCTGCAGTCTTTCAGCTGGAAAGGATGTTTTCACCTGCAGTTGGCGCAGGCGTTGGAGAGACTGTAGTAAATGGGCTGGCATTGATCTTGTCGAGTGTAATCTATTAGCgggcaattgcagttgcattcgAGCCAATGGCACTGACAATCCCTCAGCTGCATTTGTTGCATCCTCAGCTGACATTGATGACTTGACTGATTGATCGTTGCTATTAATTTCATGCGTTGACATTCTTTGCGGCCAGTTGTCGCCTTTGTCCATGTCGTTCTccctgtggttgttgttgttgttgttgctgttgttgttgttgttgttgcttgtcgTCTTGTCCGACTCTAGTTTTCTCTGCAGTTTTCCCCACATGCTCGCTGTCAACTGTCGCTTGCCGCGATTCGGAAAGAATGGATCGTCAACGTTGTAAAGATCACGCAATTGCAGTTTTTTACCCCGATGCGGATAGAACGGATCGGTCAGTTTGAACATGTCGTGATGCTTTTTGCCGCGATTCGGGAAAAATAGATCGTCATACTTGAAGAGATCTTTGACTTTGTCGCGCTTGCCGCGATTTGGCACAAAAGTCTCGTAGCGATTCAACAACGCATCCAGATCGGGGGCATTGTGGTGTTTACGCCCTCTCGGGGGTATAAATGGATCGTCCTGTGATTTCAGCTCATCTGGATGTAAGAGGTGACCAGAGGAGTGAAATAGAGGAAGAGGAATACGTGAAACTATGCCTAGCATTTTCAAGAGCACCATTCAATGCGTGTTGCAAGTTATCATTAAGAATATGCCATGCCACAtgcattttaaacaaaaacgaagCATGCAGAAACagaagagaagaaaagagaagagagaaggCGGATACTTTATAATTTCAACACCTTGGTACTCGTTACACccatgaaattataatttatgtttccTCACCGCCCAGTTGGTAACTATCCTCCGAATTCTGTTTCTCGCGCCGCACGAGAACGTAACGCGGTTCGTCCACAATCAAAGGTGGCTCCAAGTGCCCTGAAAAGTTGAGTTTCTTCCATATGAACATGCCCGGATGATAAAAGTCAGCGGCATTTTCATCCAATTTAGCATCTGTATGCTGTTGGGGATATAGAAGCTGCATGGCCCAATGCAGGAACTTGACGAGATCCTGTTCTCCCGTGAGTAGTAAGAACACCTCGTTGTTGCTATTCTTCAAGGGAAGATCTTCGTTGGAGTCCGTGTCCATGTCTGTGCTATCGTCAGCGGTATCTTCATAATCCGAGCCCAAAGGCTCCTGCATTTCATATAGTTGCTTTTGCAAACGGGCGACAGCTTCTCTATTTCtagaggagagagagaagagaaatGGCATGCGAGAAGTGAGAACTGAGAAGTGAAAACTGCTGTTTGAAATTCAATAATGTGATGTCTATGTTAAGATTAATGACGCATCATTTGTAACACGACGTCACTTTAAGGATCGTCATTGTGCATCATTTCTGGaaacatatttcttttaatgtgCGTGGGCTGCTTAGGTTTCAATTACATATGTGTTGTCGCTCTGCTCGgtttctcttttctctctcactTCACAGTGCCTGCCTTAAATTGATGAACATGTCTGTGTACGTGGGCTGCCTTCAAACAACAATGGAACCTGGAATGGAAGATACTCGGAAGATACACTGTTGACCCAGAAAAGCCCTCCCAAAATGTTATGCCGAATTAGCCATAGACTTGAGCGTTAATCTCTCTGTCATGTCTGCTCATCCAATCAATAGTCAATTTTAGGCAATTCCCCCATATAAATTGCTgtgtaaaattacaaattaaaagcacaaaaaatacaaaaataacaactgaAAGTCGTAGAGTATGCGGGCTTAAGGCCAATTAATCGACGCATTTAACAAATCAACAGAAACACAAAACGAACGAAAACACAAGAAATGATTAATCGTCATTTAATAGCAAGAGCACCCTGATGCCCAATCATTATTCATCGCCATACCCCTTTAAAGTACACCCAATTTACATGATGCTAACTTACCCTATTAAGTGAATAAGACTGACAGGAtcttttaacttaaattagtttttaataattatacaatacaatatacaattatACAGGGTGTATAATCAGAAAAGTATTCATTATTATTCTCACTTGCTACGAACAGTTAATACCCTTTCTTTTAGCTTCTTAATGAGATTTATGATGCATTTAACGATTTTAAGTGACTCTTTCAAATTTGTACATTCCATTTTTAGATTCTTTCTTTGTGTGTAAGTTGTCTT
The genomic region above belongs to Drosophila innubila isolate TH190305 chromosome 3R unlocalized genomic scaffold, UK_Dinn_1.0 2_E_3R, whole genome shotgun sequence and contains:
- the LOC117791909 gene encoding uncharacterized protein LOC117791909, giving the protein MRLTLAWLSVCLAIYCGGGFANNGQGNVVLSLPPSLISATEAVALRQLQQQQQHGNGNGNSNVDALRDMLHSKESATAAAGKNNLPYNDDMEVEQQPQSTDFNRKALSEAYDLEARQQSAPQEIAQRHGHGHGAGAGTGTGVGLKYATPTPTSKSTSHKYWGRLCQASGNCPREYNRAMLAVRNREAVARLQKQLYEMQEPLGSDYEDTADDSTDMDTDSNEDLPLKNSNNEVFLLLTGEQDLVKFLHWAMQLLYPQQHTDAKLDENAADFYHPGMFIWKKLNFSGHLEPPLIVDEPRYVLVRREKQNSEDSYQLGDELKSQDDPFIPPRGRKHHNAPDLDALLNRYETFVPNRGKRDKVKDLFKYDDLFFPNRGKKHHDMFKLTDPFYPHRGKKLQLRDLYNVDDPFFPNRGKRQLTASMWGKLQRKLESDKTTSNNNNNNSNNNNNNHRENDMDKGDNWPQRMSTHEINSNDQSVKSSMSAEDATNAAEGLSVPLARMQLQLPANRLHSTRSMPAHLLQSLQRLRQLQVKTSFPAERLQRFLADDRQTQLTRGPNVSPGHGSDPGHDIDIDYGQLDM